A genomic window from Diospyros lotus cultivar Yz01 chromosome 2, ASM1463336v1, whole genome shotgun sequence includes:
- the LOC127794715 gene encoding uncharacterized protein LOC127794715 has translation MCANLDGDGRNPLHLAAIEGNVCVLTVFLEDETYWNQEFLKAKDSGGNSIFHLAVKHKKFEAMEFLVKKVEAELKGKNIQKPTNLLNPINECGYTTLAILEEIKADVPEFDNVKEMFRKTEALKASEVNQVEWLSKKQDALMVVASLIATMAFQAGVSPPGCFWQENPVNHRAGEAVMAFNYPDSYPLFLHANTIGFVASVSTIRFLVTGWPFKKKFLM, from the exons ATGTGTGCGAATCTCGATGGTGACGGCAGAAATCCACTTCACCTGGCGGCCATAGAGGGCAATGTCTGTGTGTTGACTGTATTCCTTGAGGATGAAACCTACTGGAATCAAGAGTTTCTCAAAGCTAAAGATAGTGGTGGCAACTCCATATTTCATCTAGCTGTCAAGCATaagaaatttgag GCCATGGAGTTCTTAGTTAAGAAAGTGGAAGCTGAGCTGAAAGGGAAAAACATACAAAAGCCAACTAACCTGTTAAACCCGATAAATGAATGCGGGTACACAACTTTGGCCATTCTAGAGGAAATCAAAGCAGACGTACCAGAATTTGACAATGTCAAGGAAATGTTTCGAAAAACTGAGGCCTTGAAAGCTAGTGAAGTCAATCAGGTTGAGTGGTTATCCAAGAAGCAGGATGCCCTGATGGTGGTTGCATCGCTCATTGCAACCATGGCTTTCCAAGCTGGGGTGAGCCCTCCTGGTTGTTTTTGGCAAGAAAATCCAGTTAACCATAGAGCTGGGGAAGCCGTGATGGCTTTTAACTACCCAGATTCATATCCACTATTCCTTCATGCCAACACAATCGGATTTGTGGCATCAGTAAGCACAATCCGATTTTTGGTAACTGGATGGCCCTTCAAGAAGAAGTTCTTAATGTGA